The nucleotide sequence CTGGGCCGACAAGCTGGACTGGGCGGGCCTCGGGCCCGGGCCCAAGCCGCTCGGCGTGGCCGGCCAGGTCATCCCGTGGAACTTCCCGCTGCTCATGCTCGCGTGGAAGGTCGCCCCCGCCCTGGCCACCGGCAACACCGTCGTCCTCAAGCCGGCCGAGACCACCCCGCTGACCGCGCTGCTGTTCGCGGAGGTCTGCCGCCAGGCCGACCTGCCGCCCGGCGTGGTGAACATCGTGACCGGCGCCGGCGACACCGGCCGCGCGGTCGTCGAGCACGACGACGTCGACAAGGTGGCGTTCACCGGCTCCACCGACGTCGGCCGCCAGATCGCCCGCACGGTGGCCGGCACCCGGAAGAAGCTGACCCTGGAGCTCGGCGGCAAGGCGGCCAACATCGTCTTCGACGACGCCCCGATCGACCAGGCCGTCGAGGGCATCGTGCAGGGCATCTTCTTCAACCAGGGCCACGTCTGCTGCGCGGGCAGCCGGCTGCTGGTGCAGGAGTCGATCCACGACGAGGTCATCGCCTCGCTGCAGCGCCGCATCGGCACCTTGCGCGTCGGCGACCCGCTGGACAAGAACACCGACATCGGGGCGATCAACAGCGCCGAGCAGCTCGCCCGCATCCGCGAGCTCTCCGACATCGGCGAGGCCGAGGGCGCGCAGCGCTGGCAGCCGGCCTGCGAGCTGCCCGACCGCGGCTACTGGTTCCCGCCGACGGTCTTCACCGACGTCTCCCCCGCCCACCGGATCGCCCGCGACGAGGTGTTCGGCCCGGTGCTGTCCGTGCTCACCTTCCGCACGCCCGACGAGGCGGTGGCCAAGGCGAACAACACCACCTACGGCCTCTCGGCCGGCATCTGGTCGGAGAAGGGCTCGCGGATCCTGAAGATCGCGAACCAGCTCCGCGCCGGCGTGGTGTGGGCCAACACGTTCAACAAGTTCGACCCGACGTCGCCCTTCGGCGGCTACAAGCAGTCCGGCTACGGGCGCGAGGGCGGCCGGCACGGCCTGGCCGCGTACCTGGAGGGTGCAGACCAGTGATCGGGAACGACCGGCTCGCCGTCCGCAAGACCTGCAAGCTGTACGTGAACGGCGCCTTCCCGCGCTCGGAGTCCGGGCGCACCTACGAGGTCACCGACGCCAAGGGGCACTTCCTCGCCAACGCCTCCTGGGCCTCCCGGAAGGACGCCAGGGACGCCGTCGTCGCCGCGCGCGCAGCCTTCCCGAAGTGGTCGGGCGTGACCGCCTACAACCGCGGCCAGGTGCTCTACCGCGTGGCCGAGGTGATGGAGGGCCGGCACGTCCAGTTCTGCGAGGAGGTCGCCACGGCCGAGGGCCTGTCGGCGTCCAAGGCGCGGGCCGCCGTCGACGCCGCCGTCGACCGCTGGGTCTGGTACGCCGGCTGGACCGACAAGCTGGCCGCCGTCCTCGGTGGGGCCAACCCCGTCGCCGGGCCGTACTTCGACTTCTCCATGCCCGAGCCGACCGGCGTCGTCGCCGTCCTCGCGCCGCAGCAGTCGAGCCTCCTCGGCCTGGTCAGCGTGCTCGCCCCGGTGCTCGCGACGGGCTGCACCGCCGTCGTCGTCACCTCCCGGGAGCGCCCGATCCCGGCCGTCACCCTCGGCGAGGTGCTCGCGACCAGCGACGTCCCCGGCGGTGTGGTCAACCTGCTCACCGGCGACGCCGAGGAGCTGGGCCCGTGGCTGGCCGAGCACGCGGACGTCGACGCCATCGACCTCACCGGCGCCCCGGCGTCCAGGGCGATGGAGTTCGAGCGGGAGGCCGCCGGCACCGTCAAGCGCGTCGTCCGGCCGCCGGTCACCGAGCCCGACTGGACCGCCGACCCCGGCCTGTCCCGCATGACGCCGTTCCTGGAGACGAAGACGGTCTGGCACCCCATCGGGGTCTGATCCCACCCCGCCGGGGCCCTGCGCCACCCCGAGGTGCGCCGCTTGCCCGGCAGGGCAGGATGGTCGGGTGGCCAGGCCGAGCATCGTCCCGATCTCCCTCACCGTCGACGACCGCACGGGGTACACCCTGTGGGCTCCGCCCTGGGAGGAGGACGGCGAGGAGTGGCAGGCGTTCCTCGGCACGACCGAGGGCGACGTCGCGACCGTGCACCTCTTCCCGACCCCGGCGAAGCTCGCCGCCTTCTGCCGGACGAGCACCGACCACGACCTCGCCGACCACCCGGTGTGGCCGGTCGTCGCGGGTCTCGGCGCCCCGGACCTGACCCCCGACGACGACCACCGGTACGACCTCGACGGCGTGTACGACATCGCCGCCGAAGACCCCGACCGGTGGGCCGTGGAGGAGCTCGCGGCGACCGTCGACATCGTGACCCGGCTCGCCGAGTGCCTGGACACCACCGACGAGGACGACGACGACGAGCAGTTCGAGGCCGTCGCCGAGCTCGCCGGCAAGCCCGAGATCGGCTCGCTGGGCCTGGGGGTGGAGGCCTTCGCCGGTCGCTCCGGCGAGGACGCGTGGATCGGTGTCGGCAGCGTCCTCGACGAGCTGTGGGAGGACGTCGTCGAGGAGCTGTCGGAGCACTTCGACTGGACCGGCGCCGGCACCGCCACGATCGAGGAGTACCCGCCCGCCTCCGAGGCCGGCGAGGACACCGGCGACGTCGACGAGGACGACGCCACCCCCGAGCCGCTGGACGTCGCCGTCACCGAGCCGGGCGGCGCGACCGCCGCGGCGGTGGCCACGGGCGCCGGGGTGCGCGCCATCGCGCGTGGCAGCCGGGTGACCGCCTCGCCCGCCGCGGTCGCCGCGGCCGCGGAGTTCTGGGAGGCCGTCGGCATCCTGCCCGTCGAGATCGTCGTACCGGAGGGCGCCGGGGTGACCCTCCGGTGCTACGTCGAGGACGTCGCCCGCTTCCTCGGCCGCGACGGCGAGGTCTTCCTCTTCGACACCCCCGCCGACCTCGCCCGGTTCTGCGCCGGCAACGAGCAGCACGACCTCACCGAGATCGCCTCGTGGCCGGAGGTGGCCGACACCGACACGCTGCCGCTGCCGGCCGAGCAGGACCGCTACGACCTCACCGAACTGTCGGAGGTGCTCACCGAGGTCGCCGACGGCGCCGCCGGGCTGGTGCCGCACCGGGCGCTGGTGCAGCCGGTGGAGGGCGTGCGCGACCTCGCGGAGTACGCCGACCTGACCCGCGTGGAGGAGCTGCTGGCCCCCGGGATGCCCCTGGGCCGGGCGGTCGCACGGGCCGACCGCGAGCCGGGCACCCCGCTCGACGCCGCCGAGGCCGCCCAGCTGCGCCCGCTGTGGGACGACGCGGTCGTCGCCGTCAGCGGCGCCCTGGTCTTCCGCGACTGAGCGGGACCGACGACGACGGCGGCCCGCCCCGGAATTCCGGGACGGGCCGCCGTCGTGCGTGGTGCGGGTGATCAGCCCTGGCGCGGGGGACGCACCGAGCGCTCGCCGGTGAAGCGACGCTCGCCACCGGGCCGGCCCGACCGCTCGCCACCGCCGGAGCGGTTGCGGTCGCCGTAGGAGCGGCGCGGACCGCCGGGGCGGTCACCGTCGCGGCGCGGACGGCCACCGGGGCCACCGCCACCGCGGCGCATGTCGCGCTGCGTGCGCTCCTTGGGCTCCA is from Blastococcus sp. HT6-4 and encodes:
- a CDS encoding aldehyde dehydrogenase family protein, giving the protein MTSVFEYAPAPESRSIVDIAPSYGLFVDGEFVDGSGEPMTTVNPATEEVLTEVATGTTADVDRAVRAARKAFEKTWGPMRPADRGKYLFRIARLLQERAREFAVLESLDNGKPIRESRDVDVPLAAAHFFYHAGWADKLDWAGLGPGPKPLGVAGQVIPWNFPLLMLAWKVAPALATGNTVVLKPAETTPLTALLFAEVCRQADLPPGVVNIVTGAGDTGRAVVEHDDVDKVAFTGSTDVGRQIARTVAGTRKKLTLELGGKAANIVFDDAPIDQAVEGIVQGIFFNQGHVCCAGSRLLVQESIHDEVIASLQRRIGTLRVGDPLDKNTDIGAINSAEQLARIRELSDIGEAEGAQRWQPACELPDRGYWFPPTVFTDVSPAHRIARDEVFGPVLSVLTFRTPDEAVAKANNTTYGLSAGIWSEKGSRILKIANQLRAGVVWANTFNKFDPTSPFGGYKQSGYGREGGRHGLAAYLEGADQ
- a CDS encoding aldehyde dehydrogenase family protein; its protein translation is MIGNDRLAVRKTCKLYVNGAFPRSESGRTYEVTDAKGHFLANASWASRKDARDAVVAARAAFPKWSGVTAYNRGQVLYRVAEVMEGRHVQFCEEVATAEGLSASKARAAVDAAVDRWVWYAGWTDKLAAVLGGANPVAGPYFDFSMPEPTGVVAVLAPQQSSLLGLVSVLAPVLATGCTAVVVTSRERPIPAVTLGEVLATSDVPGGVVNLLTGDAEELGPWLAEHADVDAIDLTGAPASRAMEFEREAAGTVKRVVRPPVTEPDWTADPGLSRMTPFLETKTVWHPIGV